In the genome of Afifella aestuarii, one region contains:
- a CDS encoding LL-diaminopimelate aminotransferase, with the protein MDEFHKIKRLPPYVFEQVNRLKAAARAGGADIIDLGMGNPDLPTPAFIIEKLIETVQKPRTNRYSASKGIPGLRRAQAAYYERRFGVKLDPERHVVATLGSKEGFANMAQAITAPGDVVLVPNPSYPIHAFGFLMAGGAIRHVPAEPGPEFFQALERAVHHSIPKPIAVILCYPSNPTAHVADLEFYRDVVAFARRNDIFVLSDLAYAEIYFDDNPPPSVLQVPGAMDVTVEFTSLSKTFSMPGWRMGFAVGNERLIAALARVKSYLDYGAFTPIQVAAAAALNEEASPADEAREIYKSRRDCLVESFSRAGWDIPAPAASMFVWAPLPERFQGVSSLEFSKLLIEKADIAVAPGIGFGEHGDGHVRIALVENEQRIRQAARNLRRFLATADETLHNVVPLKANA; encoded by the coding sequence ATGGACGAATTTCACAAGATCAAACGGCTGCCACCCTATGTTTTCGAGCAGGTCAACAGGCTCAAGGCCGCCGCTCGAGCCGGTGGCGCCGATATCATCGATCTTGGCATGGGCAATCCAGATCTTCCGACGCCGGCCTTCATCATCGAGAAGCTGATTGAGACCGTTCAGAAGCCGCGGACCAATCGCTATTCGGCCTCGAAAGGCATTCCGGGACTTCGCCGCGCGCAAGCTGCCTATTACGAACGCCGCTTCGGCGTGAAGCTCGATCCGGAACGCCACGTCGTTGCGACGCTCGGCTCGAAGGAAGGCTTCGCCAATATGGCCCAGGCCATCACCGCGCCGGGCGATGTCGTTCTCGTTCCCAACCCGAGCTATCCGATTCACGCTTTCGGCTTCCTGATGGCGGGCGGCGCGATCCGGCACGTACCGGCCGAGCCCGGACCGGAGTTTTTCCAGGCGCTGGAACGGGCCGTACACCATTCCATCCCAAAGCCGATTGCCGTCATACTCTGCTATCCGTCCAATCCGACGGCGCATGTCGCGGATCTCGAATTCTACCGCGACGTCGTCGCCTTCGCCCGCCGCAACGACATCTTCGTTCTGTCCGATCTTGCCTATGCGGAGATTTATTTCGACGACAATCCTCCGCCGTCGGTCCTGCAGGTGCCGGGTGCGATGGATGTCACCGTCGAGTTCACGTCCCTGTCCAAAACCTTCTCGATGCCCGGCTGGCGGATGGGTTTTGCCGTCGGCAACGAACGGCTTATCGCGGCGCTTGCGCGGGTCAAATCCTATCTCGACTACGGTGCGTTCACACCGATTCAGGTGGCCGCGGCGGCAGCGCTCAATGAGGAAGCCAGCCCGGCCGATGAAGCGCGGGAGATCTACAAGAGCCGGCGCGATTGTCTCGTTGAATCGTTCTCGCGTGCAGGGTGGGACATTCCGGCGCCTGCGGCATCGATGTTCGTATGGGCGCCGTTGCCGGAGCGGTTCCAGGGGGTGAGCTCGCTGGAATTCTCTAAGCTCTTGATCGAGAAGGCGGATATTGCCGTTGCTCCAGGCATCGGCTTCGGCGAACATGGCGACGGCCACGTCCGGATCGCGCTCGTGGAAAACGAGCAACGCATCCGTCAGGCGGCTCGGAACCTTCGGCGTTTTCTTGCCACGGCCGATGAAACGTTGCACAACGTCGTCCCGCTCAAGGCGAACGCCTGA
- a CDS encoding homoserine dehydrogenase produces MDQPLRLGLAGLGTVGTSVIRLLRDHEEALRDRAGRPLRLVAVSARNPNKDRGISLDGLSWHSDPVALASSPDIDCFIELIGGENGVCREATRAALDSGKSVVTANKALLAKHGLELAAAAEKGGGVLAFEAAVGGGIPIVKALREALAGNRITRLFGILNGTCNYILTRMEAEGLSFEQCLADAQELGYAEADPSFDIDGLDAAHKLAILTSLAFGVELNKDAIFVEGIASITAEDIAAAEELGYRIKLLAVAQETDSGIEQRVHPTMLPKNSQLARISDVTNAVAVEGDFIGQVVLSGPGAGGDATASAVVGDIVDCARGFRAPPFGRPVASLKPYERARMRAHAGGYYLRLSVPDRVGAFAAIARAMADGGISLDSIVQRNRPAGAAPRGNRDDLRSITIITHDTTEQAVRDALGRIEGEGDIVGRPQMIRIEAL; encoded by the coding sequence ATGGATCAGCCGCTCAGGCTCGGACTGGCCGGGTTGGGCACGGTCGGCACATCCGTCATTCGGCTTCTTCGCGATCATGAAGAGGCACTGAGGGATCGGGCTGGACGGCCGTTGCGGCTTGTCGCCGTCTCCGCGCGCAACCCGAACAAAGACCGGGGCATCTCGCTCGATGGGCTCAGCTGGCACAGCGATCCCGTTGCTCTTGCCTCGTCGCCGGACATCGACTGCTTCATCGAGCTGATCGGTGGCGAAAACGGCGTCTGCCGCGAGGCGACGCGTGCGGCCCTCGATTCCGGAAAATCGGTGGTGACGGCAAACAAAGCGCTTCTGGCAAAGCACGGGCTTGAACTCGCGGCCGCCGCAGAAAAGGGTGGCGGCGTTCTCGCCTTTGAAGCCGCGGTCGGCGGGGGCATCCCGATCGTCAAGGCGCTGCGAGAGGCACTGGCCGGCAATCGCATCACGCGTCTGTTCGGCATCTTGAACGGCACCTGCAATTACATCCTGACGCGGATGGAAGCCGAAGGGCTGAGCTTCGAGCAGTGTCTCGCCGACGCGCAGGAGCTGGGCTACGCGGAAGCAGACCCGAGCTTCGATATCGACGGGCTCGATGCGGCCCATAAGCTCGCCATTCTCACCTCTCTGGCGTTCGGGGTAGAGCTCAACAAAGACGCCATCTTCGTGGAAGGCATCGCGTCGATTACGGCCGAGGATATCGCCGCCGCAGAAGAGCTCGGCTACCGCATCAAGCTTCTCGCCGTCGCCCAGGAAACGGACAGCGGCATCGAACAGCGCGTGCATCCGACAATGCTGCCGAAGAACTCGCAGCTTGCGCGGATCTCCGACGTCACCAATGCGGTCGCGGTCGAAGGCGACTTCATCGGGCAGGTGGTCCTGTCAGGCCCCGGAGCCGGTGGCGACGCGACGGCCTCCGCCGTCGTTGGCGATATCGTCGATTGCGCTCGCGGCTTTCGTGCGCCGCCTTTCGGGCGTCCTGTCGCAAGCCTCAAACCGTATGAGCGAGCCCGGATGCGGGCTCATGCCGGCGGCTATTATCTGCGCTTGTCGGTGCCCGACCGCGTCGGCGCCTTCGCGGCGATCGCGCGTGCCATGGCCGACGGCGGCATCTCGCTCGATTCGATCGTGCAGAGAAATCGTCCCGCGGGCGCCGCACCGCGCGGCAATCGCGATGATCTCCGTTCTATCACCATCATCACCCACGATACGACCGAGCAGGCCGTGCGTGACGCATTGGGCCGTATCGAGGGGGAGGGTGACATTGTCGGCCGGCCCCAAATGATCCGGATTGAGGCGCTGTAA